One genomic window of candidate division WOR-3 bacterium includes the following:
- the obgE gene encoding GTPase ObgE — MKFVDEATIFVEGGAGGNGCVSFRREKYVPRGGPDGGDGGDGGSVFLIGEKRLQTLYDLKLRPHYKAGRGMHGKGKGMDGKSGEDKFVPVPLGVEVYKDGKFMGEILEHKQTLLVAKGGKGGRGNRHFVTSANQAPRIAEEGKPGEKCKLKIVLKLISQIGIVGFPNAGKSTLLKAMTNARPEIADYPFTTLAPNLGVLKDNLKNIVIADMPGIIEGAHAGKGLGLRFLRHIERTKILILLIDISSDKPMNQYHTLLNEFKKYDPKILKKPRIVVFNKIDLSQKIPEFNLKERTFYISALKNIGIDELSEALKNEDLYKN; from the coding sequence GTGAAATTTGTAGATGAGGCAACGATATTTGTTGAAGGTGGTGCAGGTGGGAATGGTTGTGTATCATTTAGAAGGGAAAAATATGTTCCCAGGGGCGGCCCTGATGGCGGAGACGGTGGAGATGGTGGTTCGGTATTTCTTATTGGCGAAAAAAGATTGCAAACATTATATGATTTAAAATTGAGACCACATTATAAAGCAGGAAGGGGTATGCATGGTAAGGGTAAAGGTATGGATGGGAAGTCAGGAGAAGATAAATTCGTTCCTGTGCCACTGGGGGTTGAAGTTTATAAAGACGGAAAATTTATGGGTGAAATACTTGAACATAAGCAGACCCTGCTCGTGGCAAAAGGTGGAAAGGGTGGCAGGGGTAATCGCCATTTTGTTACATCCGCAAATCAGGCACCGAGAATTGCTGAAGAAGGTAAACCGGGAGAAAAATGTAAACTAAAGATAGTTTTGAAACTCATTTCTCAGATTGGAATTGTGGGTTTCCCCAATGCCGGTAAATCTACTTTACTAAAAGCGATGACCAATGCCCGTCCTGAAATAGCAGACTACCCATTTACCACCCTCGCTCCCAATCTGGGTGTGCTCAAGGATAATTTGAAAAATATTGTGATTGCTGATATGCCCGGGATTATTGAGGGTGCGCACGCTGGAAAAGGATTGGGGTTAAGATTTTTGCGCCATATTGAGAGAACGAAAATATTGATATTGTTGATAGATATCTCTTCTGATAAACCTATGAACCAGTATCATACCCTATTGAATGAATTTAAAAAGTATGACCCCAAAATTCTGAAAAAACCAAGGATTGTAGTATTCAATAAGATTGACCTTTCGCAGAAAATACCCGAGTTTAATCTGAAAGAAAGAACTTTTTATATATCCGCATTGAAGAACATTGGTATTGATGAGTTATCCGAGGCACTCAAGAATGAAGATCTCTATAAAAACTGA
- a CDS encoding YebC/PmpR family DNA-binding transcriptional regulator, which yields MSGHSKWAKIKRKKAGADAARGRLFTKLIREITIAARHGGGDPNANPRLRTAIDEARAANMPNENIERAIKRGTGQLNDGQALEEVVYEGYGPNGVALLIEAVTDNRNRTTSEIKHILSRHNGSLGTQGSVAWQFQTRGIITVDAKKYDEDTVLSLALDGGALDVKNEDDNYQIITTPETFHKIKEIFKNNNIEILSSEITKIPQNTIPLNEKDAEKVLKLFEALDELDDVQHVYGNFDISDEVMEKISSQN from the coding sequence ATGTCAGGACATTCTAAGTGGGCAAAAATTAAGAGAAAAAAAGCCGGTGCAGACGCTGCCCGGGGTAGATTATTTACCAAATTGATAAGGGAAATTACGATTGCCGCACGCCATGGTGGTGGAGATCCGAATGCAAATCCAAGATTGCGCACGGCAATTGATGAGGCAAGGGCAGCAAATATGCCAAATGAAAATATTGAGCGGGCGATTAAAAGGGGTACCGGACAATTGAATGATGGACAGGCACTTGAAGAAGTGGTCTATGAGGGCTATGGTCCAAATGGCGTTGCATTGCTGATTGAGGCGGTTACCGATAATCGTAATCGGACAACGAGCGAGATAAAACATATCCTTTCCCGTCATAATGGCAGTTTAGGAACACAGGGTTCGGTTGCCTGGCAATTCCAGACCCGAGGCATAATAACCGTTGATGCTAAGAAATATGATGAAGACACCGTTCTCAGCCTTGCACTTGATGGTGGTGCACTTGATGTGAAGAACGAAGATGATAATTACCAGATAATAACCACGCCCGAGACATTTCATAAGATTAAAGAAATATTTAAGAACAATAATATTGAAATTTTAAGCAGTGAAATAACAAAGATTCCGCAGAATACTATCCCGCTGAACGAAAAAGATGCGGAAAAGGTATTAAAACTCTTTGAGGCACTTGATGAACTCGACGACGTTCAGCATGTTTACGGCAATTTTGATATTTCTGACGAGGTAATGGAAAAAATATCAAGCCAGAATTAA
- the ruvB gene encoding Holliday junction branch migration DNA helicase RuvB has protein sequence MKERTQSGIKFEGEEIYELTLRPKKVEEFVGQKNVVENLKVFIQAAKKRKEPLEHILLFGPPGLGKTTLAHIIAHEMDVNIYPTSGPILERPFDLAGILSNLKYGDIIFIDEIHRINKVVEEYLYPALEDFHLDIMQDKGMGAQSLRLKLEKFTLIGATTRSGLLTSPLRSRFGINFRLDYYPPEDLEQIIKRSAKILKIKISKEAGMEIARRSRGTPRVANRLLRRVRDFAQVQNKEIIDMEICEYALKKLDVDKRGLDEMDKKIILTIIEKFQGGPVGINSLAVAVGEDAQTIEEVFEPFLIMEGFIKRTPRGRLVTPLAYEHLNIKLDHGPLFR, from the coding sequence ATGAAAGAAAGGACCCAGTCCGGTATAAAGTTTGAAGGCGAAGAAATATATGAATTGACTCTCAGACCAAAGAAGGTTGAAGAATTTGTTGGACAGAAGAATGTTGTTGAAAATTTAAAGGTTTTTATCCAGGCAGCAAAGAAGAGAAAAGAACCATTAGAGCATATTCTATTGTTTGGTCCGCCCGGGTTGGGTAAAACAACACTTGCCCATATCATTGCCCATGAGATGGATGTCAATATTTATCCAACATCAGGACCGATACTGGAAAGGCCTTTTGACCTTGCAGGGATATTGAGTAATTTAAAGTACGGAGATATAATATTCATTGATGAGATACACAGGATAAATAAAGTCGTTGAAGAATATCTCTATCCTGCGCTTGAGGATTTCCACCTTGATATAATGCAAGATAAAGGAATGGGTGCCCAGAGTCTGAGACTGAAGCTTGAAAAATTTACTTTGATTGGTGCCACAACGCGCTCCGGACTTCTTACTTCTCCATTACGCTCAAGATTTGGAATAAATTTCCGACTTGATTATTATCCACCGGAAGACCTTGAACAAATCATAAAGCGTTCGGCAAAAATCCTGAAAATAAAGATTTCCAAAGAGGCAGGTATGGAGATCGCCCGCAGGTCAAGGGGGACACCAAGGGTGGCGAATAGATTGTTGCGAAGGGTGCGTGATTTTGCCCAGGTCCAGAATAAAGAGATCATTGATATGGAAATCTGCGAATATGCGTTAAAAAAACTTGATGTGGATAAAAGGGGTCTTGATGAGATGGACAAAAAAATCATTTTAACAATCATTGAAAAATTCCAGGGCGGTCCGGTGGGCATCAATAGCCTTGCCGTGGCAGTGGGTGAAGATGCCCAGACCATAGAGGAGGTCTTTGAACCATTTCTAATAATGGAGGGGTTTATTAAAAGGACGCCGAGGGGAAGGTTGGTAACCCCCCTTGCCTATGAGCACCTGAATATAAAATTAGACCACGGACCACTATTTAGATAA
- the ruvC gene encoding crossover junction endodeoxyribonuclease RuvC: MKIMGLDPGVSATGYGIIVDGKRAIFGTIRPKDKNYLKKISFICNEVKSIIKDYKPEVVSLEKAFFQKNVASLIKISELRGAILYLLLQNNIKFVEYTPAQIKLTTTGNGRASKKQVRFIMERMILKNKTRISNHAIDALAIAYTAMRKLKCHL, encoded by the coding sequence ATGAAAATAATGGGACTTGACCCCGGAGTTTCAGCGACCGGTTACGGAATTATTGTTGATGGCAAAAGGGCAATATTTGGCACGATAAGACCCAAAGATAAGAATTATTTAAAAAAGATTTCATTCATCTGCAACGAAGTAAAATCAATCATTAAAGATTATAAACCTGAGGTAGTCTCTTTAGAAAAGGCATTTTTTCAGAAGAATGTCGCAAGCCTTATAAAAATTTCTGAATTGAGGGGTGCGATTCTTTATTTGTTATTGCAGAATAATATAAAATTTGTTGAATATACCCCTGCTCAGATAAAACTTACCACAACCGGGAATGGAAGGGCATCCAAAAAACAGGTAAGATTTATAATGGAAAGGATGATACTAAAAAATAAGACACGTATCTCAAATCATGCGATAGACGCCCTTGCAATTGCTTATACCGCAATGAGGAAACTTAAATGCCATTTATAG
- the ruvA gene encoding Holliday junction branch migration protein RuvA, which translates to MIGRLCGKIIEKNPPFLILDVSGIGFLIQLPLNAFKTLEPDQELVLYTKSLIKEEEMLLFGFLDKKELEIFEALTSVPGLGPKSALTLLSNFTPEEITRAIEEENLELLSSVPRIGKKLASKIILEMKGKLNFVKETGTFEQAINALCALGLNRNEALARLKGLPNNLTVEEMIKLALRGK; encoded by the coding sequence ATGATTGGTAGGCTCTGCGGTAAAATAATTGAAAAGAATCCTCCATTTTTAATACTTGATGTCTCCGGAATTGGTTTTTTAATACAATTGCCTTTGAATGCATTTAAAACTTTAGAGCCAGATCAAGAATTAGTATTATACACAAAATCTTTGATAAAAGAAGAAGAGATGCTCTTGTTTGGTTTTCTTGATAAAAAGGAACTTGAAATATTTGAAGCATTGACTTCGGTCCCGGGCCTTGGACCAAAATCGGCATTGACTTTATTATCAAATTTTACACCTGAGGAAATTACCAGGGCAATTGAAGAAGAAAATCTTGAACTGCTTTCTTCGGTTCCTCGTATCGGCAAGAAACTTGCAAGTAAAATAATCCTTGAGATGAAAGGAAAGTTGAATTTTGTTAAGGAAACAGGCACATTTGAGCAGGCAATTAATGCCTTATGTGCATTGGGATTGAACAGGAATGAGGCGCTGGCAAGATTAAAGGGATTACCAAATAACCTGACGGTTGAAGAAATGATAAAACTGGCATTGAGGGGTAAATGA
- the dprA gene encoding DNA-processing protein DprA, translating into MAEVMQEQAKDFVLLCSIEKLTETRLYTLLERFKNPESILNAPFQDLSEIVGDEIARRISTLKVDDDIKRKWEIMERLGIKVVPYYTDEYPQWLKDIPHFPPVLFMRGMIKPEDEVAIAIVGTRGATVYGKAIAEEFSGEFARAGVCVVSGMARGIDTSAHWGSLKNNGRTIAVLGCGVDIVYPPENKNLLNEIIKNGAVISEFNIQTKPLAQNFPKRNRIISGLSRAIVAIEAKEKSGVMNTVEWALQQNKEVYAIPGNIYSKTSAGTNRLIKEGAIPVTSAGEVLDYLGIKFTKKEREIKEVILNNELEKKIWEGLSLEPVYLDQLKEKIDMPTSEILKALLELEIRGFVKQLPGMMFVKNFE; encoded by the coding sequence ATGGCAGAAGTAATGCAAGAACAGGCTAAGGATTTCGTGCTTCTGTGCTCTATTGAGAAGTTAACCGAGACCAGACTTTATACCCTTTTAGAAAGATTTAAGAATCCGGAATCAATATTGAATGCCCCTTTTCAAGATTTAAGTGAAATTGTTGGTGATGAAATTGCCCGACGGATTTCAACGCTTAAGGTAGATGATGATATAAAAAGAAAATGGGAGATAATGGAAAGACTTGGAATTAAAGTTGTTCCTTACTATACAGACGAATATCCCCAGTGGTTAAAAGATATACCACACTTTCCGCCGGTTTTGTTTATGCGTGGTATGATAAAGCCGGAGGATGAAGTTGCCATTGCAATCGTTGGCACAAGAGGGGCAACGGTTTACGGTAAGGCAATCGCCGAAGAATTTTCGGGTGAATTTGCCCGTGCGGGTGTTTGCGTCGTCAGTGGAATGGCAAGGGGTATTGATACATCCGCGCACTGGGGTTCATTAAAGAATAATGGAAGGACAATCGCTGTCCTGGGGTGTGGTGTTGATATTGTTTATCCACCAGAAAATAAAAATCTTTTAAACGAAATAATAAAAAACGGCGCGGTGATATCAGAATTCAATATCCAGACCAAACCCCTTGCCCAGAATTTTCCAAAACGGAATAGAATAATATCCGGACTTTCTCGGGCAATCGTTGCCATAGAAGCAAAAGAAAAATCCGGAGTAATGAACACCGTTGAATGGGCTTTACAGCAGAACAAAGAAGTATATGCAATTCCTGGTAATATTTATTCAAAAACATCTGCGGGCACAAACCGTTTGATAAAAGAAGGTGCAATTCCAGTTACATCAGCCGGTGAGGTCCTTGATTACCTCGGTATAAAATTCACAAAAAAAGAAAGAGAGATTAAAGAAGTGATATTAAACAATGAGTTAGAAAAGAAAATCTGGGAGGGACTATCACTTGAACCTGTGTATCTGGATCAATTAAAAGAAAAGATTGATATGCCCACTTC
- a CDS encoding HEAT repeat domain-containing protein codes for MKISIKTDKETLIKILKEGDINKKLKIFNKLDDLSEADKIKILLKILEDNSWYLREQATQELAKFGSRLVPRLKKLCNKGFWYTRAAACRTLGEIGDLEGLSTIITLLLNDTNPTVIKEIKLAIKKMSEKNGDNFFVKLKELKDSSGLKKDIHNILIECLPEFKDQLKEIFEN; via the coding sequence ATGAAGATCTCTATAAAAACTGACAAAGAGACTCTAATAAAAATACTTAAAGAAGGTGACATCAATAAAAAATTGAAGATATTTAATAAACTTGATGACCTTTCTGAAGCAGATAAAATAAAAATTTTATTGAAGATACTTGAAGATAATTCCTGGTATCTGCGTGAGCAGGCAACACAGGAACTCGCTAAATTTGGTAGTAGACTTGTGCCAAGATTAAAAAAATTGTGTAATAAAGGCTTCTGGTATACCCGTGCTGCAGCCTGCAGAACTCTTGGTGAGATCGGTGATTTGGAAGGGTTATCTACAATTATAACACTCTTGTTAAATGATACAAATCCAACTGTAATTAAAGAAATAAAATTGGCAATAAAGAAAATGTCAGAAAAAAATGGAGATAATTTTTTTGTGAAACTTAAAGAGTTAAAAGATTCATCAGGGCTCAAGAAGGACATTCATAATATCCTTATTGAATGTCTGCCTGAATTTAAAGACCAACTTAAAGAAATCTTTGAAAACTGA